TCCACCTGTGGAGATATTACCACATAAATAATTATCTGCCCCTGCTTTGTCAATTTCATTAGATTCATCTATATCTGCCCAGGCGCCATGTGGAAGACCGATAACCCCTGGAGCAATACGTTCTGTTACATAAGCAGGACGAAGTGTTTTACCATAGGCACTTGTAATTAAAACAGTATCTCCATTTTTAATTCTCTTTTTATCAGCATCTTTCTTTGAAATATAGGCAGGCTGCTTCAAAGCCTCTCTAAGCCATGGAACATTATCATAAATAGAATGAGATCGTCTGATATAATGAGGATTTATTAACTGATAAGGATATTTCCCTTTAATCTTATCATGAAAATCTGAATATGTACTTTCATACCCATCCCTTGGCGACACATATTTTGGCAGAGGTGAAACTTCATTATAACCCTGACTGTATAAAACATCAGCCTTTGTCTGAGAGTAAATTTCAATGAGACCTGTTTTAGAATTTAAAGGATTTTTTACAGGATCTTTTATAAATTTTTCATAGGCAATATTCCCATAATTATCTCCCGCATGTCTTTCCACCTGATAAATACCATCTTCTAAAAATTTCTTTAAAGGAACTCTTCCTGATTGCGGCTTACCCTCACACCCCCACTCTTCTATATCTTTAGCTGTAATCTCTAATAAAGATTCATAAGCTGTACCTTCCTTATTTATTACGGTAGAATTTGCTAACTTATTAAAGAATCTTTGTTTTTGACTTATAGGATACATATCTTTTTCTGACACACCTAGCAATTTACCAAGCTGAAGGTTTACCCATTCGTCATCCTTCGCTTCATAAATAGGTTTTATTACATTGCTGTATACCAGCATAATATCACGGTTGCAGCCAGAAGAGGGAAAATTTCCTTCACGTTCCCACCAAGTAGTAATAGGAAGAACAATATCTGCATATTTTGAATTTGTAGTTAGAAATGAAGACTGACTTAATACAAATTCTACTTTTCTATGTACTTCTATACCCTGCTTCATGCCTTCACGTGTCTGAAGAAGTGCACTTCCACTATGCCATATCATCTGGATATTAATTGATTTTCTCTCAATTTTCTTTTTCAAATCTACTTTTGACACTACTTTTTTCCAATCAGCTGGTTTACCATTAATAGAAGGAAAGACTGAGGATGGATTATAACTTCCTTCCAAAATAGCTTTCCAGCCTTCTGTATCATTTAAATAAAGAGGTTTATAAGTCTTCGCCTTTGATACCATACCATCACTGCCGGCAACCACTAATGCTTTTCCAAAATTAGCAGCATTATTCCAGCAGGATGTCCCAGTAGCATGTCCAGTTTTACCAATATGTCCGCCCATAGCACCCAATGTTATAAATAATTGAGGCATGGAATCACTATCATGAGTACGTGCAGGTGCCCAGGTAGTTAATAATGCTACTTTTACATTTTTGCCTATTCTTCGTGCCAGCTTACGAATTGTATCAGCTGGTACGCTGCAAATTTTTTCCGCCCACTCAGGAGTTTTAGGAACATTATCATATCTGCCAAGCAAATAATCTTTAAAGTTTTCATTTAGCTCTGCATCTGGCGGCATATGTTCAGCATCAAAACCATAGGTATAGTGATTTAGAAACTCCCAATCAATTAATGGGTTTGTTACAGGATCATCTTCCTCCAGCATTGTGTATGCCATTGCTAACTGCATTGTCATATCTGTTCCAGGCCTAATTGGAATCCATTCAGCCTCTAAAGTAGCTGCTGTATCTGTATATACTGGATCAATAATTACAAATTTACATCCCTTTTTCTTCATTTCCAGATACCAATGCGTTGCATTTCCCATGGCTGACCAGGCAGGATTTAAACCAAATCCAACAACAAGTTCCGAATTTTGCAAATCGAATCTATCATTTACTGCATCTCGCACTAAAATTCCATCTCCTATTCCCAAAATATGTGGAATTGCATACCATGCTCCATAGGAGCTTGTACCCCAATGTGAAACATAAGAACCTAATTTATTTAGTAAAGGTCCAGGTTCACCACTTGTAGAAAAAATAGCTTCCACTCCATGCTTATTTTTGATCTGTGTAATTTCATCTGCTATGTATTTTAATGCTTCACTCCATGAAATTCTCTCCCATTCATCTTTTCCACGGAGAGATTTATCTCCTCCACCAGGTTCCCAATGTTTACGTTTCATAGGATACTTCAATCTATCAGCACCCTGTGCCTCAAATTGCTCTGCTCTTCCTCTTAAACAAGCTCTTTGTTGAGGATTATCATCAGTATCCTCTCTTAAATCATCTGTTTTTTGGCGTACCACCACCCCATCAACTACTAATGCTTTAACTAAACATTTTCCTCCGCAATTATGCCAGCAGGCTGCTGCAACCCATTTTCCACTATCCGTGTTAATATGAGCTACATCTTTTTCATCCAGTGTAGTTTCCTTTAATGTGTTATCATAAGCTACTAGCGGCAAGCCTGCTACAGCTGCTACTACAGCTGCGCTCCCCTTGAGAAATTTTCTTCGGTCTATCTTAGTATTTGTTAATTTATTTATAAAATTACTCATAGCACTGATATACCCCCCGATCTTTAAAGTTTAAAAATAATTTATCATTATTGTTATAGTTAATTTATACATAGTTGATTCTTTATTTTTAAATTTACACAAATAAAAAGACCAATCTTTCTGAAATTTCTTTAAGAAAGATTAGTCTCTAGTTATCTAGTCAACCATACTATTATAATTAATTGTTTGTTACTTTCATGCTTGGAATTTAATAATATATATTATTTATATTTGTTTACTATATATATTATCTTTAATTTTTCTTTTTATGTCAATATATTATTGAAAAAATTAACATTTAGCCAACTAATTTTATATTCTAACTTCACCCACAGCTCCTGCTGTCATATCCAAAACAGCTGGTCTTGGAAGTTCTATACCTATAGTTTCTTTTATAACATCTTCAATAGTTTCCACAAGAATGAATTGCAGTTCACTTCTAACTTCTTTAGGAACATCCATTATATCTTTTTCATTACCTTTTGGTAAAATAACACGTTTTATTCCTGCACGATGAGCTGCTAATACTTTTTCTTTAATTCCTCCTACAGGAAGTACTGCACCTCTCAATGAGATTTCTCCTGTCATTGCCAGTTTTGGGTCCACTTTATGTCCTGTTACCAGTGAAGCAATGGTAGTAAATAATGCTACTCCTGCAGAAGGTCCATCTTTCGGAATAGCTCCTGCTGGCACATGAAGATGCAAGTCATTTTTATTAAATTCAACATTTTTTGAACTAAAGGCCAATCTTGAACGAATAAGACTTTGAGAAATCTTCGCAGATTCTCTCATTACATCTCCTAGTTGTCCTGTAAGGATCAATTGCCCATTTCCAGGCATAAGCACACCTTCAATAAATAAAATTTCTCCTCCTACTGGAGTCCAAGCGAGTCCTGTTACAACTCCTGGTGGATTATTTTCACCAACCTTATCATGATCGGCAATTTCATGTCCTAGAATATCAAAGAGCATGTCCTCTTTAACCACATAAGGTAAATCTACTTTGCCAAGGACAATCTTTTCGGATACCGCCCTTGCCACTGCGGCCAATTGACGTTTAAGACCTCTTACACCTGCTTCCCTAGTATATTTATCAATAATAGCCTTTAAAGCTTCATCTTCAATTTGAAGCTCATCATTATTTAATCCGTGTGCCTGTAGTACTTCACTCCACAAATGCTCTTTTGTAATGTGGAATTTTTCCTGACCTGTGTAACTATTTATATCTATAATCTCCATACGATCTAGCAAAGGTCCAGGTATATCTTTCAATGAATTTGCTGTTGCAATAAAGAATACATCTGATAGATCATAAGGTACTTCCAAATAGTGATCTGAAAAGGTATTGTTTTGTTCAGGATCTAGGACTTCAAGCAGTGCACTAGCGGGATCACCGCTTACAGATGACATCATTTTATCAATTTCATCTAAAATAAACACTGGATTTTTTTCTCCTGCACGTTTCATTCCCTGAACAATTCTTCCTGGCAATGCACCAATATAAGTTCTTCTATGTCCTCTTATCTCTGCTTCATCTCTTACTCCTCCAAGGCTTACTCTAACATATTTACGATTAAGAGCTTCCGCAATACTCTTCCCCAAACTTGTCTTACCAACTCCAGGAGGTCCCACTAATAATAGAATTGATCCTTGTTTGTTCTGTTTCAATTTCATAACCACTAAATGCTGTATTATACGGTCTTTAACTTTATCAAGTCCATAATGTCTCTCATTTAATATTTTTCTTGCAACTTCTATATCTATATCTTTAATCTCACTTTTCTTCCAAGGAAGACTTATCAGTAAGTCAAGATAATTTTCAATAATATTAACTTCTGAGCTATTAGGTGCTTGTCTATTTAGTTTACTTACTTCATCTAATGCTATTTTTCTAACATCTTCAGGCATCTTTGCTTCCTCTATTAAAGCCTTATAATCCTTTTTAGTTTTTGTTCCATTGCCTTCTGATGATTCATTTAGCTCTTCCTGAATGGCCTTAAGCTGTTGTCTTAACATATTTTCTCTATAATTTTTATTTATTTTATCGTTAAATTTTGCAGCTATCTCCATTTGAAATTTTATGGATTCCTTTTGATCTATTAGTATGTCTAAAGCTCTCAAGCTCTTCTCTTTTAAAGAACGAATCTCAAGGAATTCCTGTCTTTCTTCATAGGATAATTTCATAAATGGAAATAAATAAGCTATTATATCTGTAACATTATCCATCTTATTTATATATTCTACATAAAATTCTGCTCCTCTAAAATTTTCACTAATTTCAGAAATCAAAGATTTAATGTAGTTGATTATTTCTATTTGATTTTTTTCATTTAAGTCTATAATGTCAGGGATGAGCTTAAAGGTTACTCTATAATTTTCACCTTCTGGAATA
This genomic window from Clostridium pasteurianum DSM 525 = ATCC 6013 contains:
- a CDS encoding molybdopterin-dependent oxidoreductase; this translates as MSNFINKLTNTKIDRRKFLKGSAAVVAAVAGLPLVAYDNTLKETTLDEKDVAHINTDSGKWVAAACWHNCGGKCLVKALVVDGVVVRQKTDDLREDTDDNPQQRACLRGRAEQFEAQGADRLKYPMKRKHWEPGGGDKSLRGKDEWERISWSEALKYIADEITQIKNKHGVEAIFSTSGEPGPLLNKLGSYVSHWGTSSYGAWYAIPHILGIGDGILVRDAVNDRFDLQNSELVVGFGLNPAWSAMGNATHWYLEMKKKGCKFVIIDPVYTDTAATLEAEWIPIRPGTDMTMQLAMAYTMLEEDDPVTNPLIDWEFLNHYTYGFDAEHMPPDAELNENFKDYLLGRYDNVPKTPEWAEKICSVPADTIRKLARRIGKNVKVALLTTWAPARTHDSDSMPQLFITLGAMGGHIGKTGHATGTSCWNNAANFGKALVVAGSDGMVSKAKTYKPLYLNDTEGWKAILEGSYNPSSVFPSINGKPADWKKVVSKVDLKKKIERKSINIQMIWHSGSALLQTREGMKQGIEVHRKVEFVLSQSSFLTTNSKYADIVLPITTWWEREGNFPSSGCNRDIMLVYSNVIKPIYEAKDDEWVNLQLGKLLGVSEKDMYPISQKQRFFNKLANSTVINKEGTAYESLLEITAKDIEEWGCEGKPQSGRVPLKKFLEDGIYQVERHAGDNYGNIAYEKFIKDPVKNPLNSKTGLIEIYSQTKADVLYSQGYNEVSPLPKYVSPRDGYESTYSDFHDKIKGKYPYQLINPHYIRRSHSIYDNVPWLREALKQPAYISKKDADKKRIKNGDTVLITSAYGKTLRPAYVTERIAPGVIGLPHGAWADIDESNEIDKAGADNYLCGNISTGGGVSGWNTQNVNLEKWTGSPLPDDVDVPQRIIF
- the lon gene encoding endopeptidase La, which codes for MKEWNINRELPVVVIPNTVLLQGKNITIRTSKEIGNQFYNTVAQDGFYGISLALKEMDSKNIIKKDNFYTIGTLIKVEDRKISKDGYEFTIDVVERIQVEEFIPEGENYRVTFKLIPDIIDLNEKNQIEIINYIKSLISEISENFRGAEFYVEYINKMDNVTDIIAYLFPFMKLSYEERQEFLEIRSLKEKSLRALDILIDQKESIKFQMEIAAKFNDKINKNYRENMLRQQLKAIQEELNESSEGNGTKTKKDYKALIEEAKMPEDVRKIALDEVSKLNRQAPNSSEVNIIENYLDLLISLPWKKSEIKDIDIEVARKILNERHYGLDKVKDRIIQHLVVMKLKQNKQGSILLLVGPPGVGKTSLGKSIAEALNRKYVRVSLGGVRDEAEIRGHRRTYIGALPGRIVQGMKRAGEKNPVFILDEIDKMMSSVSGDPASALLEVLDPEQNNTFSDHYLEVPYDLSDVFFIATANSLKDIPGPLLDRMEIIDINSYTGQEKFHITKEHLWSEVLQAHGLNNDELQIEDEALKAIIDKYTREAGVRGLKRQLAAVARAVSEKIVLGKVDLPYVVKEDMLFDILGHEIADHDKVGENNPPGVVTGLAWTPVGGEILFIEGVLMPGNGQLILTGQLGDVMRESAKISQSLIRSRLAFSSKNVEFNKNDLHLHVPAGAIPKDGPSAGVALFTTIASLVTGHKVDPKLAMTGEISLRGAVLPVGGIKEKVLAAHRAGIKRVILPKGNEKDIMDVPKEVRSELQFILVETIEDVIKETIGIELPRPAVLDMTAGAVGEVRI